In one bacterium genomic region, the following are encoded:
- a CDS encoding DsbA family protein, translated as MALRELAVPPNDQDWQKGNQEGLVTIVEYGDFQCPVCYRAYSELKEVFDATKDVLSFIYRHFPLTDIHQYALISAEASEAAGAQGNFWDMHDTLFEHQPNLSREKLIEYATTLKLDLSHLNNALDAKSYRNEVVKDIRSGQRSGVKGTPALFINGTHYEGPLLATELIPIVRKLAKTA; from the coding sequence ATGGCTTTGCGTGAATTAGCGGTTCCACCCAACGATCAGGACTGGCAGAAAGGCAATCAGGAAGGTCTCGTGACTATTGTCGAGTATGGCGATTTTCAATGTCCTGTCTGCTATCGCGCTTATTCTGAGCTTAAAGAGGTCTTTGACGCCACAAAAGATGTATTGAGCTTCATCTACCGACATTTCCCCCTAACTGACATTCACCAATATGCTCTCATCTCAGCCGAAGCTTCAGAAGCCGCCGGCGCTCAAGGCAACTTCTGGGATATGCATGATACGCTATTCGAGCATCAGCCCAATTTAAGCCGTGAGAAATTGATAGAATATGCGACAACTCTTAAGCTTGATCTCAGCCACCTAAATAATGCGCTTGATGCAAAAAGTTATCGTAATGAAGTTGTTAAAGATATCCGATCAGGCCAACGCAGCGGTGTCAAGGGAACTCCCGCTCTCTTCATCAACGGTACCCACTACGAAGGCCCCCTACTCGCCACAGAACTAATCCCCATCGTAAGAAAATTAGCCAAGACCGCCTAG